The following proteins are co-located in the Ensifer sp. WSM1721 genome:
- a CDS encoding DUF779 domain-containing protein has product MTHEEQEARVLATDAAIELIREIRRDHPDMLFHQSGGCCDGSSPMCYPADDYIVGDNDVKLGEVDGVPVYISARQYEVWKHTQLIIDVVPGRGGMFSLDNGREKRFFTRSRLFGGEACPLPTRN; this is encoded by the coding sequence ATGACGCATGAAGAGCAGGAGGCGCGGGTGCTCGCGACCGATGCGGCGATCGAACTCATCCGCGAAATCCGGCGCGACCATCCGGATATGCTTTTTCATCAGTCCGGAGGCTGCTGCGACGGCTCCTCGCCCATGTGCTATCCCGCCGACGACTACATCGTCGGCGACAACGACGTGAAACTCGGCGAAGTCGACGGAGTGCCGGTCTATATCAGCGCCCGCCAGTACGAGGTCTGGAAACACACGCAGCTCATCATCGATGTCGTGCCCGGCAGGGGAGGGATGTTCTCGCTCGACAACGGCCGGGAAAAGCGTTTCTTCACGCGCTCGCGCCTCTTCGGTGGCGAGGCCTGCCCTTTGCCGACCCGGAATTGA
- the adh gene encoding aldehyde dehydrogenase yields the protein MLHQKIIESPFKHKYGNFIGGEWREPVAGRYFDNMTPITGGTLCQIARSDAADIEIALDAAHAAKEKWGRTSTTERSNILMKIAARMEDNLELLARAETWDNGKPIRETVAADIPLAIDHFRYFAACIRAQEGSIGEIDHNTVAYHFHEPLGVVGQIIPWNFPILMAAWKLAPALAAGNCVVLKPAEQTPASILIWAELVADLLPPGVLNIVNGFGLEAGKPLATSPRIAKIAFTGETTTGRLIMQYASQNLIPVTLELGGKSPNIFFADVASEDDDFFDKALEGFAMFALNQGEVCTCPSRALVQESIYDRFMERALKRVEAIRQGNPLDAATMIGAQASSEQLEKILAYIEIGKEEGAEVLTGGGRNVLEGDLSGGYYVKPTVFHGHNRMRIFQEEIFGPVVSVTTFRTEAEALEIANDTLYGLGAGVWSRDANRCYHFGRSIQAGRVWTNCYHAYPAHAAFGGYKQSGIGRETHKMMLDHYQQTKNMLVSYSPKALGFF from the coding sequence ATGCTGCATCAGAAAATCATCGAGAGCCCGTTCAAGCACAAATATGGAAACTTCATCGGCGGCGAATGGCGCGAGCCCGTTGCCGGCCGCTATTTCGACAACATGACGCCGATCACCGGCGGCACGCTCTGCCAGATTGCCCGTTCCGACGCCGCCGATATCGAGATCGCTCTCGATGCGGCCCATGCGGCCAAGGAGAAATGGGGGCGGACCTCGACCACGGAACGCTCCAACATCCTCATGAAGATCGCCGCCCGCATGGAGGATAATCTCGAGCTCCTGGCGCGGGCAGAGACATGGGACAACGGCAAACCGATCCGCGAGACGGTGGCCGCCGACATTCCGCTGGCGATCGATCACTTCCGCTATTTCGCCGCCTGCATTCGTGCGCAGGAAGGCTCGATCGGCGAGATCGATCACAACACCGTCGCCTATCATTTCCACGAGCCGCTTGGCGTGGTCGGCCAGATCATCCCGTGGAATTTCCCGATCCTGATGGCCGCCTGGAAGCTTGCGCCGGCCCTTGCCGCCGGGAACTGCGTCGTCTTGAAACCGGCCGAGCAGACGCCCGCCTCCATTCTCATCTGGGCGGAGCTCGTCGCCGACCTGCTGCCGCCGGGCGTCCTCAACATCGTGAACGGCTTCGGCCTCGAAGCGGGCAAGCCGCTCGCCACCAGCCCGCGCATCGCAAAGATCGCCTTTACCGGCGAGACGACGACCGGACGGCTGATCATGCAATATGCCAGCCAGAATCTCATTCCGGTAACGCTCGAACTCGGCGGCAAATCGCCGAACATCTTTTTCGCCGACGTCGCCAGCGAGGATGACGACTTTTTCGACAAGGCGCTCGAAGGCTTCGCCATGTTCGCGCTGAACCAGGGTGAGGTCTGCACCTGCCCGAGCCGTGCGCTTGTCCAGGAAAGCATTTACGACCGCTTCATGGAGCGGGCGCTGAAGCGGGTCGAGGCAATCCGCCAGGGCAACCCGCTCGACGCGGCGACGATGATCGGCGCGCAGGCGTCGAGCGAACAGCTCGAGAAGATCCTTGCCTATATCGAGATCGGCAAGGAGGAAGGCGCCGAGGTCCTGACCGGCGGCGGCCGCAATGTGCTCGAAGGCGATCTTTCCGGCGGCTATTATGTCAAGCCGACGGTGTTCCACGGCCATAACAGGATGCGCATCTTCCAGGAGGAGATTTTCGGGCCGGTCGTGTCGGTCACGACCTTCCGCACGGAGGCCGAAGCACTGGAAATCGCCAACGACACGCTCTATGGGCTCGGTGCCGGCGTGTGGAGCCGCGATGCCAACCGCTGCTACCACTTCGGGCGCTCCATCCAGGCCGGTCGTGTCTGGACGAACTGCTACCATGCCTATCCCGCGCACGCCGCCTTCGGCGGCTACAAGCAGTCCGGCATCGGCCGCGAGACGCACAAGATGATGCTCGATCATTATCAGCAGACGAAGAACATGCTGGTAAGCTACAGCCCGAAGGCGCTGGGCTTCTTCTGA
- the pgeF gene encoding peptidoglycan editing factor PgeF produces MQDDASLSPVQSPLFRAKAGPGIRHGYFTRQGGVSEGIYRGLNVGLGSNDDRARVGENRARVARWFKAVPQRLATVHQVHSPDVIIVDGNYNGARPDADALVTATPGIVLGVLSADCGPVLFADSEAGVIGAAHAGWKGTLGGILESTIEAMISLGARRERIIACLGPSISRQHYEVGPEFVERFLAAEASYASFFSPSGRNGHAMFDLPGLTIRRLNEAGVTAENLDICTYADEDRFFSYRRTTHRQEPDYGRQISAICIGED; encoded by the coding sequence ATGCAGGACGATGCCTCGCTTTCCCCTGTGCAGAGCCCGCTCTTCCGCGCCAAGGCGGGCCCGGGGATCAGGCATGGTTATTTCACGCGTCAGGGCGGCGTTTCGGAGGGCATCTATCGCGGCCTCAATGTCGGTCTTGGTTCCAACGACGATCGGGCGCGAGTCGGCGAGAACCGTGCCCGAGTCGCCCGCTGGTTCAAGGCCGTTCCACAACGCCTTGCCACGGTACACCAGGTCCACTCGCCGGACGTGATCATCGTCGACGGAAATTATAACGGAGCGCGGCCGGATGCGGATGCGCTGGTGACGGCAACACCCGGCATCGTCCTCGGTGTTCTCTCCGCGGACTGCGGCCCCGTCCTCTTCGCCGACTCGGAAGCGGGCGTGATTGGCGCGGCGCATGCCGGATGGAAGGGAACGCTCGGCGGCATCCTCGAAAGCACGATCGAGGCCATGATTTCGCTCGGCGCGCGCCGCGAGCGCATCATCGCCTGCCTCGGCCCCTCGATCAGCCGGCAGCATTACGAGGTCGGCCCCGAATTCGTCGAACGCTTCCTTGCAGCCGAAGCGAGCTATGCATCCTTCTTCAGCCCATCCGGGCGGAACGGCCACGCGATGTTCGACCTTCCCGGCCTTACTATAAGACGGTTGAACGAGGCCGGAGTGACCGCGGAAAACCTCGACATCTGCACCTATGCGGACGAGGACCGCTTCTTCTCTTATCGCCGTACGACGCACAGGCAGGAGCCTGACTACGGGCGGCAGATATCCGCGATTTGCATAGGGGAGGATTGA
- a CDS encoding ribose-phosphate pyrophosphokinase, producing the protein MKVFAGNSNRLLAEAICNYLNLPLGKATVRRFADQEIFVEIGENVRGEDVFIVQSTSFPTNDHLMELLIMIDAVRRSSARRITAVLPYFGYARQDRKPGPRTPISAKLVANLITEAGADRVLTLDLHAGQIQGFFDIPTDNLYAVPILARDVKENYDLKNVMVVSPDVGGVVRARALAKRLDCLLAIVDKRRDRPGESEVMNVIGDVNGKDCILIDDIVDSGGTLCNAAEALLKNGATSVTAYITHGVLSGGAVARVTSSMLKELVITDSIQPTTAVQSAHNIRVISTAGLIGEAISRTSQEESVSSLFD; encoded by the coding sequence ATGAAGGTTTTCGCAGGCAATTCGAACCGGCTGCTGGCCGAAGCGATCTGCAACTATCTCAACCTGCCGCTCGGCAAAGCCACAGTCAGGCGGTTCGCCGATCAGGAAATCTTCGTGGAGATCGGCGAGAACGTGCGCGGCGAGGACGTCTTCATCGTCCAGTCCACCTCGTTCCCCACCAACGATCATCTGATGGAACTGCTCATCATGATCGACGCGGTACGCCGCTCCTCCGCCCGACGCATCACCGCCGTGCTCCCCTATTTCGGCTACGCCCGCCAGGACCGCAAACCCGGCCCACGCACCCCGATCTCCGCCAAGCTGGTCGCCAATCTCATCACCGAAGCCGGCGCCGACCGCGTTCTGACCCTCGACCTGCACGCCGGCCAGATCCAGGGCTTCTTCGATATCCCGACCGACAATCTCTATGCGGTCCCGATCCTCGCGCGCGATGTCAAGGAGAACTACGATCTCAAGAACGTCATGGTCGTCTCGCCGGACGTCGGCGGCGTCGTGCGCGCCCGGGCGCTTGCCAAGCGGCTCGACTGTCTACTGGCGATCGTCGACAAACGTCGCGATCGCCCCGGTGAGTCGGAGGTCATGAACGTCATCGGCGACGTCAACGGCAAGGACTGCATCCTGATCGACGACATCGTCGATTCCGGCGGCACGCTCTGCAACGCAGCCGAAGCGCTGCTGAAGAACGGTGCCACCAGCGTGACGGCCTACATCACCCATGGCGTTCTCTCCGGCGGCGCGGTCGCCCGCGTCACCTCGTCGATGCTGAAGGAACTGGTCATCACCGACTCCATCCAGCCGACCACCGCCGTTCAATCCGCCCACAATATCCGGGTGATCTCGACTGCCGGCCTGATTGGCGAGGCGATCAGCCGCACCAGCCAGGAAGAATCAGTTTCGAGCCTGTTCGACTGA
- a CDS encoding helix-turn-helix domain-containing protein, whose product MPSARDHTDRVYKVAHQPSAAASSPVAASWRRCMTLHGLAPEEARLPWRLSEGELLRARERSGVLIAEAAGELDRLFAIVGKAGCCLLLTDEKGVALERRGAGGDDADFRGVGLWSGTIWSEASVGTNGIGTAIVDERAVVIQRDQHFLSRNIGLSCATAPIRDEAGRLAAAIDISTCRDDASEAIVSILSQAVRDAAARIEANLFRRAFAGARIVLVPVDRAGPALLAVDRDDLVLGASRAARLCLGLDDKRIAAGVPASDLLQEDSPREGAELPDAERAALRRVLSRTNGNVSMAADLLGISRATLYRKMKRLSLN is encoded by the coding sequence ATGCCGTCAGCCAGGGATCATACCGACCGCGTCTATAAGGTCGCGCATCAGCCTTCGGCCGCCGCCAGCTCGCCGGTTGCCGCCTCGTGGCGCCGCTGCATGACCCTTCATGGTCTCGCTCCTGAGGAAGCGCGATTGCCTTGGCGCCTGAGCGAGGGCGAATTGCTGCGGGCACGCGAGCGCTCCGGGGTGTTGATCGCCGAGGCGGCCGGCGAGCTCGACCGGCTGTTCGCCATCGTCGGCAAGGCCGGCTGCTGCCTTCTGCTGACGGATGAGAAGGGTGTCGCGCTCGAACGCCGCGGCGCCGGCGGCGACGATGCGGATTTCCGCGGAGTTGGCCTCTGGTCGGGCACCATATGGAGCGAGGCGAGTGTCGGAACCAATGGCATCGGTACCGCTATCGTTGACGAGCGTGCGGTCGTGATCCAGCGTGACCAGCATTTTCTCAGCCGCAATATCGGCTTGAGTTGCGCGACCGCGCCGATCCGCGACGAAGCCGGGCGCCTTGCGGCGGCGATCGATATCTCCACGTGCCGTGACGATGCTTCGGAGGCGATCGTGTCGATCCTTTCACAGGCGGTGCGCGATGCGGCGGCCCGCATCGAGGCCAACCTGTTCCGCCGGGCCTTTGCCGGTGCCCGCATCGTGCTGGTCCCGGTCGACCGCGCCGGACCGGCGCTTCTTGCGGTTGACCGCGATGACCTGGTGCTCGGCGCGTCACGGGCGGCCCGGCTCTGCCTCGGGCTCGACGACAAGCGCATTGCCGCCGGCGTGCCCGCCTCCGACCTGCTTCAGGAAGATTCGCCGCGCGAGGGCGCCGAATTGCCGGATGCCGAGAGGGCGGCGCTCCGCCGTGTGCTGTCGCGCACCAACGGCAATGTCTCGATGGCCGCCGACCTTCTCGGCATCAGCCGTGCGACGCTGTACCGCAAGATGAAGCGGCTTTCATTGAACTGA
- the lgt gene encoding prolipoprotein diacylglyceryl transferase encodes METIATRLSILPFPDIDPVIFTIGPLAVHWYGLAYVAGILLGWLYARRIVQNASLWHKGTPAFTPEQLDDFLLWAAGGIVLGGRIGYILFYDLGSVIENPIRAVEIWNGGMSFHGGLLGTTLAIIVFARKNAIPLWSLFDVVAAVVPIGLLFGRIANFINGELWGRLSSMPWAVVFPTGGPFARHPSQLYEAALEGLMLLALLAYFVYRRKALKTPGLVTGIFVCGYAASRIFVEFFREPDAQIGYLAGGWLTMGMVLSLPMALAGIWAIARARRAAAAAA; translated from the coding sequence TTGGAAACGATCGCGACCCGCCTTTCCATTCTCCCCTTCCCCGACATCGACCCGGTGATCTTCACGATCGGGCCGCTTGCCGTCCATTGGTACGGCCTAGCCTATGTCGCCGGCATCCTCCTCGGCTGGCTCTATGCACGGCGCATCGTTCAGAACGCTTCGCTCTGGCACAAGGGCACGCCCGCCTTCACTCCGGAGCAGCTCGATGATTTCCTGCTTTGGGCAGCCGGCGGCATCGTGCTTGGCGGGCGCATCGGCTATATCCTCTTCTATGATCTTGGCTCGGTTATCGAGAATCCGATCCGCGCGGTCGAGATCTGGAATGGCGGCATGTCCTTCCATGGCGGCTTGCTCGGCACCACACTGGCGATCATCGTCTTCGCCCGCAAAAACGCGATACCCCTCTGGAGCCTGTTCGATGTCGTGGCCGCCGTCGTGCCGATCGGCCTCTTGTTCGGTCGTATTGCGAATTTCATCAACGGCGAACTCTGGGGGCGCCTGTCGTCGATGCCCTGGGCGGTTGTCTTTCCGACCGGAGGGCCCTTTGCCCGCCACCCGAGTCAGCTCTACGAGGCGGCACTCGAGGGTCTGATGCTCCTCGCCCTGCTCGCCTATTTCGTCTATCGCCGCAAAGCCTTGAAAACGCCTGGCCTTGTCACCGGCATCTTCGTCTGCGGCTATGCCGCAAGCCGCATTTTCGTCGAATTCTTCCGCGAACCGGATGCGCAGATCGGCTATCTTGCCGGCGGCTGGCTCACCATGGGCATGGTGCTTTCGCTGCCGATGGCCCTGGCAGGAATCTGGGCCATTGCGCGGGCGCGCCGGGCGGCAGCCGCCGCGGCATAA
- a CDS encoding class I SAM-dependent methyltransferase, protein MTNPLADKIKALIRTNGPISVTDYFSLCLADPEHGYYRVREPFGQAGDFTTAPEISQLFGEMIGIFLVHAWQQHGSPANAILAEIGPGRGTMMSDMLRVVRRLAPDLYQSASIHLVETSDRLREVQAETLAGHEGKVHWHQSFDTLPSGFLLLAANELFDAIPIRQFVRTAQGFRERMVGLDADDQLTFAAGVAGIEPSLLPSPPQSVVEGTIFEIAPARDAVMAAICERLRTGGGTAVIIDYGHLSTGYGDTLQAVRNHQYDPPLANPGRADLTSHVDFEQLVSRAKAEGVHVNGLAHQGDFLVALGLLERAATLGRDKDAATQERIRDDVERLAGSGAGKMGELFKVLAVSSPEVALAPFRKKAP, encoded by the coding sequence ATGACGAATCCTCTTGCCGACAAGATCAAAGCGCTGATCAGGACAAACGGGCCGATCAGCGTCACCGATTATTTTTCCCTTTGCCTCGCCGATCCCGAACACGGCTACTATCGCGTTCGCGAACCGTTCGGGCAGGCGGGCGATTTCACGACCGCGCCGGAGATCAGCCAGCTCTTCGGTGAAATGATCGGCATATTCCTGGTCCACGCCTGGCAGCAACACGGCTCGCCGGCAAACGCCATTCTCGCCGAGATCGGCCCGGGCCGCGGCACGATGATGTCCGATATGCTGCGCGTCGTCCGCCGGCTTGCACCCGACCTCTACCAGTCCGCAAGCATCCACCTGGTCGAGACCAGCGACCGGCTGCGCGAGGTCCAGGCCGAAACGCTCGCAGGGCATGAAGGCAAGGTCCACTGGCATCAGAGCTTCGACACGCTGCCCTCCGGCTTCCTGCTGCTTGCGGCGAACGAGCTCTTCGACGCCATTCCGATCCGGCAATTCGTCCGGACCGCGCAGGGCTTCCGCGAACGCATGGTCGGGCTTGACGCCGACGATCAGTTGACCTTTGCCGCCGGGGTCGCGGGCATCGAGCCCTCACTGCTGCCGTCGCCACCGCAATCGGTTGTCGAAGGCACGATCTTCGAGATCGCGCCGGCCCGGGACGCCGTGATGGCCGCGATTTGTGAACGCCTTCGCACCGGAGGCGGCACGGCGGTCATCATCGACTACGGCCACCTCTCGACCGGCTATGGCGACACGCTGCAGGCCGTCCGCAACCACCAGTACGATCCGCCGCTAGCAAACCCCGGGCGGGCGGACCTGACCAGCCACGTCGATTTCGAGCAGTTGGTGAGCCGTGCGAAAGCAGAAGGCGTGCATGTCAACGGGCTTGCCCACCAGGGCGACTTCCTTGTCGCGCTCGGCCTTCTGGAACGTGCAGCCACTCTCGGCCGCGACAAGGACGCCGCAACGCAAGAACGCATTCGCGACGATGTCGAGCGGCTTGCGGGCTCCGGCGCCGGCAAGATGGGCGAACTGTTCAAGGTACTGGCGGTCAGCAGCCCCGAAGTGGCCTTGGCTCCCTTCCGGAAAAAGGCGCCGTAA
- a CDS encoding oxaloacetate decarboxylase, which yields MANQLSRYQAFRALHDRPGAFVIPNPWDAGSARILSALGFEALATTSAGFAFSIGRKDSAAALSREALLENARNIVEATDLPVSADLEDGFGADPWCCAATVSLAADVGLVGGSIEDATGDPANPIFDFGLAVERVAAAAEEARKHPFVLTARAENFLHGRPDLDDTIRRLVAFEQAGADVLYAPGLPNLEAIQTVCSSVGRPVNVVMGLAGQTFSVKELQQAGVKRISVGGSFARAALAGLMSAAREVKEHGTFTYSQHAMSAAEAASYMLDAKR from the coding sequence ATGGCGAATCAACTGAGCAGATATCAGGCATTCCGCGCTTTGCACGATCGGCCGGGTGCTTTCGTCATCCCCAATCCTTGGGATGCGGGCTCTGCGCGCATTCTCTCCGCGCTTGGGTTCGAGGCCCTCGCCACCACGAGTGCCGGATTTGCCTTTTCCATCGGCAGGAAAGATTCGGCAGCCGCTCTTTCGCGCGAGGCTCTTTTGGAGAATGCCCGCAATATCGTCGAAGCGACCGATCTGCCTGTATCGGCCGACCTGGAGGACGGCTTCGGTGCGGATCCCTGGTGTTGCGCCGCTACAGTTTCCCTGGCGGCGGATGTTGGGCTTGTCGGCGGCTCGATTGAGGACGCCACGGGCGACCCCGCCAATCCCATCTTCGACTTCGGCTTGGCTGTCGAACGCGTTGCTGCCGCCGCGGAGGAGGCCCGTAAGCACCCATTCGTTTTGACCGCGAGAGCGGAAAACTTCCTGCACGGCAGGCCCGATCTGGATGACACGATCCGGCGTCTTGTCGCATTCGAGCAGGCCGGTGCGGATGTTCTTTACGCCCCGGGCCTGCCGAATCTCGAGGCGATCCAGACGGTCTGCTCTTCCGTCGGTCGGCCGGTCAACGTCGTCATGGGTCTCGCCGGGCAGACCTTTTCAGTGAAAGAATTGCAGCAGGCCGGGGTAAAGCGCATCAGTGTCGGTGGCTCCTTTGCGCGAGCGGCCCTTGCAGGGCTCATGAGCGCCGCGCGGGAAGTCAAAGAGCATGGCACTTTCACGTATTCGCAGCATGCAATGTCCGCCGCCGAAGCTGCGTCCTATATGCTGGACGCAAAAAGATGA
- a CDS encoding aldo/keto reductase, whose translation MQYTTLGNTGLVVSRLAFGAMTFTAGDRSLGAVYKTDAEAAEALVGRALDAGINFFDTADAYASGQSERILGEALRTRRDEVVIATKVGFRSGTPLTQVGLSRRHILWSVDQSLKRLGTDWIDVYIAHKEDPHTPLEETLTALDAVVRAGKVRYIGFSNWSAWKAAAALEIQKANGLALFTHGQMHYSLLGRDVERDVIPMMQRYGLGLTVWSPLASGFLSGKYTRENLDDPDNRYSGFDILPFDKEQGFRLIERMRTIADGHGASVAQVAIAWLLGKKAVTSVLLGASKPHQLEDNLGAVKLALTEGEISALDAETVPAPVYPNWFIDNLADQPVAQVLGKNG comes from the coding sequence ATGCAGTACACGACGCTCGGCAATACTGGCCTCGTCGTTTCACGCCTTGCCTTTGGCGCGATGACGTTCACCGCTGGAGACCGCAGTCTCGGCGCCGTCTACAAGACGGACGCCGAGGCTGCCGAAGCTCTTGTCGGGCGCGCGCTCGATGCGGGCATCAATTTCTTCGACACCGCCGATGCCTACGCGTCCGGTCAGTCCGAACGAATCCTCGGCGAGGCGCTGAGAACCCGCCGCGACGAGGTGGTGATCGCCACGAAGGTCGGCTTTCGCAGCGGCACGCCGTTGACCCAGGTCGGGCTTTCTCGCCGCCACATTCTCTGGTCGGTCGATCAAAGCCTGAAGCGCCTCGGCACGGATTGGATCGACGTCTACATCGCGCATAAGGAAGACCCGCACACGCCGCTCGAGGAGACGTTGACGGCGCTGGATGCGGTCGTACGCGCCGGCAAGGTGCGCTACATCGGGTTCTCGAATTGGTCGGCCTGGAAAGCGGCGGCGGCGCTCGAGATCCAGAAGGCCAACGGGCTAGCCCTCTTCACGCACGGACAGATGCATTATTCGCTGCTCGGCCGCGACGTGGAGCGAGACGTCATCCCGATGATGCAGCGCTACGGCCTGGGCCTCACCGTCTGGAGCCCGCTCGCCTCGGGGTTCCTTTCCGGCAAGTACACGCGGGAAAATCTCGATGACCCGGACAACCGCTATTCCGGTTTCGACATTCTGCCCTTCGACAAGGAACAGGGCTTCCGCCTCATCGAGCGCATGCGCACGATCGCCGATGGTCATGGAGCGAGCGTGGCGCAGGTGGCGATCGCCTGGCTCCTTGGGAAGAAAGCGGTCACGAGCGTGTTGCTGGGGGCCTCCAAGCCACACCAGCTTGAAGACAATCTCGGTGCGGTGAAGCTTGCTTTGACGGAGGGCGAAATTTCGGCGCTCGACGCCGAGACCGTGCCGGCGCCGGTCTATCCGAACTGGTTCATCGACAATCTCGCCGACCAGCCGGTGGCCCAGGTCCTCGGGAAGAACGGATGA
- a CDS encoding Xaa-Pro peptidase family protein — protein MALHFAEEEYAARLARLTTKMQEDKLDALLLFAQESMYWLTGYDTFGYCFFQTLVVKKDGEMVLLTRSADLRQARHTSNIERIEIWVDRVNADPAMDLKNLLSELDLLGCRIGVEYDTHGMTGKTARLLDNQLSTFGELVDASLLVSRLRLVKSPAEIAYVERAANLADAALDAALPLIRPGGSEADILAAMQGAIFAGGGDYPANEFIIGSGADALLCRYKAGRRTLDANDQLTLEWAGVSAHYHAAMMRTIVIGEPSNRHRELYSACREAIQAIEMVLRPGNTFGTVFDVHARIMDERGLARHRLNACGYSLGARFSPSWMEHQMFHVGNPQEIEPDMSLFVHMIIMDSDSGTAMTLGQTYLTTTDTPRPLSRYGLDFISA, from the coding sequence ATGGCGCTCCACTTCGCCGAAGAGGAATACGCAGCCCGCCTGGCGCGGCTCACCACCAAGATGCAGGAAGACAAACTCGACGCTCTGCTTCTCTTCGCGCAGGAGAGCATGTATTGGCTGACCGGCTACGACACCTTCGGCTACTGTTTTTTCCAGACGCTGGTCGTCAAGAAGGACGGCGAGATGGTGCTGCTCACGCGCTCGGCCGACCTGCGCCAGGCGCGGCACACGTCCAACATCGAGCGCATCGAGATCTGGGTGGACCGCGTCAATGCCGATCCGGCCATGGACCTCAAGAACCTCCTGAGCGAGCTCGATCTGCTTGGCTGCCGCATCGGCGTCGAATATGACACGCATGGCATGACGGGTAAGACGGCGCGGCTTCTCGACAATCAGCTCTCCACCTTCGGCGAGCTGGTCGATGCCTCGCTGCTCGTAAGCCGTCTGCGCCTCGTCAAGAGCCCAGCGGAAATAGCCTATGTCGAACGGGCCGCGAACCTTGCCGACGCCGCGCTCGACGCCGCGCTGCCGCTGATCCGCCCGGGCGGCAGCGAGGCCGATATTCTCGCGGCCATGCAGGGCGCGATCTTCGCCGGCGGCGGCGATTATCCGGCCAACGAGTTCATCATCGGCTCCGGCGCCGACGCACTTCTTTGCCGCTACAAGGCGGGCCGGCGCACCCTCGATGCGAATGACCAGCTCACGCTCGAATGGGCCGGTGTCAGCGCCCACTACCATGCGGCGATGATGCGCACGATCGTGATCGGCGAGCCGAGCAACCGCCATCGCGAGCTCTACAGCGCCTGCAGGGAGGCGATCCAGGCGATCGAGATGGTGCTCAGACCCGGCAACACCTTCGGCACCGTCTTCGACGTCCATGCGAGGATTATGGACGAGCGCGGCCTTGCCCGCCATCGCTTGAACGCCTGTGGTTACTCGCTCGGCGCGCGCTTCTCGCCCTCCTGGATGGAGCACCAGATGTTTCACGTCGGCAATCCGCAGGAAATCGAGCCGGACATGTCGCTCTTCGTCCATATGATCATCATGGATTCGGACAGCGGAACGGCGATGACACTTGGGCAGACCTATCTGACGACGACCGATACGCCACGGCCCCTGTCGCGTTACGGGCTGGACTTCATTTCTGCGTAA
- a CDS encoding accessory factor UbiK family protein: MSTGANRILDDLARLMTDAAGAAQGVRREVEAAFRAQAENWLNSLDVVKREEFEAVKEMAAKARDENDALLARIEALEARLATAGPMAGTTGK; encoded by the coding sequence ATGAGCACAGGGGCCAACCGCATTCTCGACGACCTCGCCAGACTGATGACGGATGCCGCGGGCGCGGCCCAGGGCGTGCGGCGCGAGGTCGAGGCGGCATTTCGCGCCCAGGCCGAAAACTGGCTGAACTCTCTCGATGTCGTCAAGCGCGAGGAGTTCGAGGCCGTCAAGGAGATGGCTGCGAAGGCGCGGGACGAAAACGATGCTCTGCTTGCCCGTATCGAGGCACTGGAGGCGCGCCTTGCCACGGCAGGGCCGATGGCCGGCACCACCGGCAAGTAG